One Melanotaenia boesemani isolate fMelBoe1 chromosome 8, fMelBoe1.pri, whole genome shotgun sequence DNA segment encodes these proteins:
- the LOC121644368 gene encoding profilin-2-like isoform X1 produces the protein MSWESYVENLMADSTCQDSAIVGYTDAKYVWAAHSGGTFKNITTQEIDVLIGRDRETFFTNGLTLGSKKCSVLRDSLQDEADQTMDIRTKSQGGEPTYNISVGKAHKVLVLVMGKEGVHGGGLNKKAYSMAKYLRDSGF, from the exons ATGTCTTGGGAAAGCTACGTTGAAAACCTGATGGCCGATTCCACCTGTCAGGATAGCGCCATTGTTGGGTATACGGATGCCAAATATGTTTGGGCAGCGCATTCCGGTGGTACATTCAAAAATATTACG actcAGGAAATAGATGTTCTTATTGGTAGAGACAGAGAGACCTTTTTCACCAACGGCCTCACTCTGGGCTCAAAGAAGTGTTCTGTCCTCAGAGACAGCCTCCAAGATGAAGCGGACCAGACAATGGACATCAGGACAAAGAGCCAAGGGGGAGAACCTACATACAATATTTCTGTGGGAAAAGCTCATAAAG TTTTGGTTCTTGTAATGGGCAAAGAAGGGGTCCATGGAGGCGGACTGAATAAGAAGGCTTACTCGATGGCAAAATACTTGAGGGATTCTGGCTTTTAA
- the LOC121644368 gene encoding profilin-2-like isoform X2, protein MSWESYVENLMADSTCQDSAIVGYTDAKYVWAAHSGGTFKNITTQEIDVLIGRDRETFFTNGLTLGSKKCSVLRDSLQDEADQTMDIRTKSQGGEPTYNISVGKAHKDASHFPRPSSQRATGVETT, encoded by the exons ATGTCTTGGGAAAGCTACGTTGAAAACCTGATGGCCGATTCCACCTGTCAGGATAGCGCCATTGTTGGGTATACGGATGCCAAATATGTTTGGGCAGCGCATTCCGGTGGTACATTCAAAAATATTACG actcAGGAAATAGATGTTCTTATTGGTAGAGACAGAGAGACCTTTTTCACCAACGGCCTCACTCTGGGCTCAAAGAAGTGTTCTGTCCTCAGAGACAGCCTCCAAGATGAAGCGGACCAGACAATGGACATCAGGACAAAGAGCCAAGGGGGAGAACCTACATACAATATTTCTGTGGGAAAAGCTCATAAAG ATGCATCTCACTTCCCCCGTCCATCATCTCAGAGAGCTACAGGTGTGGAAACAACCTGA
- the LOC121644337 gene encoding uncharacterized protein LOC121644337 isoform X1 — protein MACRVSRGRIISLCLGLLVFMTSHYHCTPLTRLKALDELKGNSLHIPSQAESQSQQHHGRLLIGQISEQDAKLNATNSTNGMLDDDSDYQADMGWWQNKELGGQDDGSKPDIAAVQRVLKLDPKVECTGNSMKLLVQDAASTPASLLFVDRGHLSPLSLSKLPSSCGYSIRSTRTELILIAPYDGCFVIHEEDSYVLPLRWWGLPVRMSCPLMRHTSSSPPMVTCHADGMVVKTDWTNSASRIKVKVNGNWELLLKASQRCMFGIVEHPEGVVLSVHYSPCLEKQNGLYTLELFAEGETKISCPALLPVHPQSAQVPAKGPQIPQNPQIPNKPGQGPTEIHQPYSPFPSFVYPNLARPNSPPAYQQMSQTPPPQISQSAVKPQLPAQSPVTKSPGQSKVQDQTQLHQFCAQTFQDPNLQQQCLQTLQQKPGDLYPPFYLFYLQQQPASKPTGVSKPQQPGATQGHMYQPFYPLYTQPKPVPKPADVPQSKPGTPPSYMYQPFYPLYTQPKPVPKPADVPQSKPGTPPSYMYPPFYPLYTQPKPVPKPADVPQSKPGTPPSYIYPPFYPLYTQPKPVPKPAGTSRPLQPETPPDKVQQDPGVQMPSKPPQPQQPETSRDQMYKPFYPYIYYTRPKPAVKPTGVSQSSQPVTTWSQVQQPPQPKPGDYLGSKPAVPYPEAPPDQWDQQMCFSAQLMAQSQLANKPSADQKPSTENMQRPFYGPCQPSRTPGTGTNYATSMESSRQNSQMSILKPPHGQMGYPSNQVYHMQAGNVGISPYAQPFYCPQLCPSGLGNCCIQIALHQHLHIFPAGFEGKDSAPFYPGLPLSAVAYAELGNGLEMSPFPQLADITMQATGTGISAQTSPQLLTVADKKQPHGKPADGNPAVLPGSSPSSTAKPQVLVYPYFPTDSLYPHWPYLPQNMDLQQGQSSAPSDPTKQRVSSDVPLIYYGPYSNQYPKQSNQLGGNNPFGANFMSVEQFSPRSAEQRNKPAGNEKQSLNKEFSGYKQDIDQLFFPFYMHQDAPALTQNVSLTPNNSQAQPFERDSKNSTKPEQSLGAHSAPQSYVLLQHGPPGREQKRFSDSPVPFRDLVHGTNPEALNLGQHHINPLNFEFLQEKGQQQLKRLGEGTFNSFPGDIHYMQRLDESGFPSFSSTLDKLHQMHLPPEQSPSAKQLKPETLESFEDPWKSLTPTSSSQKLAPHVPGKVFPQWSSMADQPANGKNQPLPTEHGDQKE, from the exons ATGGCGTGTAGAGTGAGCAGGGGCAGAATAATATCACTTTGTTTAGGACTTTTAGTGTTTATGACATCACACTATCATTGTACACCTCTGACCAGGCTAAAGGCACTGGATGAATTAAAAGGGAACTCATTGCATATCCCAAGTCAAGCTGAGAGTCAAAGTCAGCAGCACCATGGAAGACTCTTGATTGGCCAAATCTCGGAGCAGGATGCTAAGCTCAATGCAACCAATTCTACAAATGGCATGCTGGATGATGATTCGGATTACCAAGCTGACATGG GCTGGTGGCAGAACAAAGAACTTGGTGGACAAGATGATGGGTCAAAGCCGGACATTGCAGCCGTACAACGTGTCCTTAAACTGGACCCAAAGGTTGAATGTACAGGGAACTCAATGAAGCTTCTTGTTCAAGATGCTGCTTCTACCCCTGCATCACTCCTCTTTGTGGACAGGG GTCACTTGTCTCCCCTGTCTCTATCCAAGTTGCCATCAAGTTGTGGTTACTCCATCAGGTCAACTCGAACAGAATTGATCTTAATTGCACCTTATGATGGCTGCTTTGTCATTCATGAG GAGGACAGCTACGTTCTCCCGTTGCGTTGGTGGGGGTTACCAGTAAGGATGTCATGTCCGTTGATGAGGCACACGTCCTCGAGCCCGCCGATGGTCACCTGCCATGCTGATGGCATGGTTGTGAAAACAGACTGGACCAACTCTGCTTCTAGAATTAAAGTAAAAG TGAATGGAAACTGGGAGCTGCTATTAAAGGCCTCTCAAAGATGCATGTTTGGTATTGTGGAACATCCCGAAGGAGTGGTCCTGTCTGTGCACTATTCTCCCTGCCTGGAGAAGCAA AATGGATTGTACACCCTTGAACTGTTTGCAGAAGGCGAGACAAAAATTTCATGTCCAGCGTTATTACCAGTTCATCCTCAGTCAGCACAAGTCCCAGCAAAGGGTCCTCAAATCCCTCAGAACCCACAGATTCCCAACAAGCCAGGTCAGGGACCAACAGAAATTCATCAACCTTATTCTCCATTCCCAAGTTTTGTTTACCCTAATCTTGCGAGACCGAACAGTCCGCCTGCCTATCAGCAAATGAGTCAGACACCTCCGCCGCAAATCAGTCAAAGTGCAGTCAAACCGCAACTCCCTGCACAGTCACCAGTGACTAAATCACCAG GTCAGTCTAAGGTTCAAGACCAGACACAACTTCATCAGTTTTGTGCACAGACATTTCAAGATCCCAATCTTCAGCAACAATGTCTTCAAACATTACAGCAGAAACCTGGTGACTTGTACCCGCCATTCTACCTCTTCTACCTCCAACAGCAGCCAGCCTCAAAACCCACTGGTGTTTCCAAGCCACAACAGCCTGGAGCCACTCAGGGCCACATGTACCAGCCCTTCTACCCATTATACACCCAGCCGAAGCCAGTTCCAAAACCTGCTGATGTTCCTCAGTCAAAACCCGGAACCCCTCCTAGTTACATGTACCAGCCCTTCTACCCATTATACACCCAGCCGAAGCCAGTTCCAAAACCTGCTGATGTTCCTCAGTCAAAACCTGGAACCCCTCCTAGTTACATGTACCCACCCTTCTACCCATTATACACCCAGCCAAAGCCAGTTCCAAAACCTGCTGATGTTCCTCAGTCAAAACCTGGAACCCCTCCTAGTTACATATACCCACCCTTCTACCCATTATACACCCAGCCAAAGCCAGTTCCAAAACCTGCTGGTACTTCTAGGCCATTACAACCTGAAACTCCTCCTGACAAAGTACAGCAAGACCCTGGAGTCCAAATGCCATCAAAGCCCCCTCAGCCACAGCAGCCTGAAACATCTCGTGACCAAATGTACAAACCATTCTACCCTTACATATACTACACTAGGCCAAAACCAGCTGTAAAACCTACAGGTGTTTCTCAGTCATCACAGCCTGTGACCACTTGGAGCCAGGTACAACAGCCACCCCAACCAAAGCCTGGAGATTATCTTGGTTCGAAACCTGCTGTTCCTTATCCTGAAGCCCCTCCGGACCAGTGGGACCAACAAATGTGCTTTTCTGCTCAGTTGATGGCTCAAAGTCAGCTAGCAAACAAACCCTCTGCAGATCAAAAGCCATCCACTGAAAATATGCAAAGACCATTTTATGGGCCTTGTCAACCATCCAGGACACCAGGTACTGGAACAAATTATGCTACTTCCATGGAAAGCTCAAGGCAAAACTCACAGATGTCCATTCTTAAACCTCCTCATGGCCAGATGGGCTATCCCTCTAACCAGGTATACCACATGCAA GCTGGTAATGTTGGCATTTCCCCATATGCACAACCTTTTTATTGCCCTCAACTCTGCCCATCTGGACTTGGTAACTGCTGTATACAAATTGCTCTCCACCAGCATCTCCATATTTTTCCTGCTGGATTTGAGGGTAAAGATTCAGCTCCATTTTATCCGGGTCTTCCCCTTTCTGCAGTGGCATATGCCGAGCTTGGCAATGGTTTGGAAATGTCCCCCTTCCCTCAGCTTGCAGACATAACGATGCAAGCAACAGGGACTGGCATCTCTGCACAAACTTCACCCCAGCTCCTCACAGTTGCAGATAAAAAGCAACCACATGGCAAGCCAGCAGATGGCAACCCTGCTGTACTACCTGGAAGTAGTCCCAGCAGTACTGCAAAACCCCAAGTACTAGTTTACCCTTACTTTCCAACAGATTCGCTATATCCCCATTGGCCATATTTGCCTCAGAACATGGATCTGCAACAAGGCCAATCTTCAGCTCCCAGTGACCCCACTAAACAAAGGGTTTCAAGTGATGTGCCATTGATTTATTACGGGCCATATAGCAATCAGTATCCCAAACAAAGCAACCAGTTGGGCGGGAATAACCCCTTTGGGGCTAATTTCATGTCTGTTGAGCAATTTTCTCCACGTTCAGCAGAGCAGCGAAACAAACCTGCAGGAAATGAGAAGCAGTCCTTAAATAAAGAATTCAGTGGCTATAAGCAAGATATTGATCAACTGTTCTTTCCTTTCTACATGCACCAAGATGCTCCAGCGCTCACTCAAAATGTCTCGCTAACACCCAACAACTCGCAAGCTCAGCCATTTGAGAGAGACTCGAAGAACTCCACCAAACCTGAACAAAGTCTGGGCGCTCATTCTGCACCACAGAGTTATGTACTGCTACAGCACGGTCCTCCAGGGAGGGAGCAAAAGCGGTTCAGTGATTCCCCAGTGCCTTTCAGAGACCTGGTTCATGGCACAAACCCTGAAGCCCTAAACCTTGGACAGCATCACATTAATCCTCTGAATTTTGAGTTTTTGCAGGAAAAAGGCCAGCAGCAGCTCAAAAGGCTGGGGGAGGGAACATTCAATTCCTTCCCTGGTGACATCCACTACATGCAGAGGCTTGATGAATCTGgttttccatcattttcctCTACCTTAGACAAACTTCATCAAATGCATTTACCACCTGAACAATCTCCCAGTGCCAAGCAATTAAAGCCTGAAACCCTAGAGTCTTTTGAAGACCCCTGGAAATCCTTGACGCCTACAAGCTCCAGCCAAAAGCTTGCACCCCATGTTCCTGGAAAGGTGTTTCCACAGTGGAGCTCTATGGCTGACCAGCCAGCAAATG GAAAGAACCAACCCCTCCCGACAGAACATGGAGATCAGAAGGAATGA
- the LOC121644337 gene encoding uncharacterized protein LOC121644337 isoform X2, with protein sequence MACRVSRGRIISLCLGLLVFMTSHYHCTPLTRLKALDELKGNSLHIPSQAESQSQQHHGRLLIGQISEQDAKLNATNSTNGMLDDDSDYQADMGWWQNKELGGQDDGSKPDIAAVQRVLKLDPKVECTGNSMKLLVQDAASTPASLLFVDRGHLSPLSLSKLPSSCGYSIRSTRTELILIAPYDGCFVIHEEDSYVLPLRWWGLPVRMSCPLMRHTSSSPPMVTCHADGMVVKTDWTNSASRIKVKVNGNWELLLKASQRCMFGIVEHPEGVVLSVHYSPCLEKQNGLYTLELFAEGETKISCPALLPVHPQSAQVPAKGPQIPQNPQIPNKPGQGPTEIHQPYSPFPSFVYPNLARPNSPPAYQQMSQTPPPQISQSAVKPQLPAQSPVTKSPGQSKVQDQTQLHQFCAQTFQDPNLQQQCLQTLQQKPGDLYPPFYLFYLQQQPASKPTGVSKPQQPGATQGHMYQPFYPLYTQPKPVPKPADVPQSKPGTPPSYMYQPFYPLYTQPKPVPKPADVPQSKPGTPPSYMYPPFYPLYTQPKPVPKPADVPQSKPGTPPSYIYPPFYPLYTQPKPVPKPAGTSRPLQPETPPDKVQQDPGVQMPSKPPQPQQPETSRDQMYKPFYPYIYYTRPKPAVKPTGVSQSSQPVTTWSQVQQPPQPKPGDYLGSKPAVPYPEAPPDQWDQQMCFSAQLMAQSQLANKPSADQKPSTENMQRPFYGPCQPSRTPGTGTNYATSMESSRQNSQMSILKPPHGQMGYPSNQVYHMQAGNVGISPYAQPFYCPQLCPSGLGNCCIQIALHQHLHIFPAGFEGKDSAPFYPGLPLSAVAYAELGNGLEMSPFPQLADITMQATGTGISAQTSPQLLTVADKKQPHGKPADGNPAVLPGSSPSSTAKPQVLVYPYFPTDSLYPHWPYLPQNMDLQQGQSSAPSDPTKQRVSSDVPLIYYGPYSNQYPKQSNQLGGNNPFGANFMSVEQFSPRSAEQRNKPAGNEKQSLNKEFSGYKQDIDQLFFPFYMHQDAPALTQNVSLTPNNSQAQPFERDSKNSTKPEQSLGAHSAPQSYVLLQHGPPGREQKRFSDSPVPFRDLVHGTNPEALNLGQHHINPLNFEFLQEKGQQQLKRLGEGTFNSFPGDIHYMQRLDESGFPSFSSTLDKLHQMHLPPEQSPSAKQLKPETLESFEDPWKSLTPTSSSQKLAPHVPGKVFPQWSSMADQPANGKNQPLPTEHGDQKE encoded by the exons ATGGCGTGTAGAGTGAGCAGGGGCAGAATAATATCACTTTGTTTAGGACTTTTAGTGTTTATGACATCACACTATCATTGTACACCTCTGACCAGGCTAAAGGCACTGGATGAATTAAAAGGGAACTCATTGCATATCCCAAGTCAAGCTGAGAGTCAAAGTCAGCAGCACCATGGAAGACTCTTGATTGGCCAAATCTCGGAGCAGGATGCTAAGCTCAATGCAACCAATTCTACAAATGGCATGCTGGATGATGATTCGGATTACCAAGCTGACATGG GCTGGTGGCAGAACAAAGAACTTGGTGGACAAGATGATGGGTCAAAGCCGGACATTGCAGCCGTACAACGTGTCCTTAAACTGGACCCAAAGGTTGAATGTACAGGGAACTCAATGAAGCTTCTTGTTCAAGATGCTGCTTCTACCCCTGCATCACTCCTCTTTGTGGACAGGG GTCACTTGTCTCCCCTGTCTCTATCCAAGTTGCCATCAAGTTGTGGTTACTCCATCAGGTCAACTCGAACAGAATTGATCTTAATTGCACCTTATGATGGCTGCTTTGTCATTCATGAG GAGGACAGCTACGTTCTCCCGTTGCGTTGGTGGGGGTTACCAGTAAGGATGTCATGTCCGTTGATGAGGCACACGTCCTCGAGCCCGCCGATGGTCACCTGCCATGCTGATGGCATGGTTGTGAAAACAGACTGGACCAACTCTGCTTCTAGAATTAAAGTAAAAG TGAATGGAAACTGGGAGCTGCTATTAAAGGCCTCTCAAAGATGCATGTTTGGTATTGTGGAACATCCCGAAGGAGTGGTCCTGTCTGTGCACTATTCTCCCTGCCTGGAGAAGCAA AATGGATTGTACACCCTTGAACTGTTTGCAGAAGGCGAGACAAAAATTTCATGTCCAGCGTTATTACCAGTTCATCCTCAGTCAGCACAAGTCCCAGCAAAGGGTCCTCAAATCCCTCAGAACCCACAGATTCCCAACAAGCCAGGTCAGGGACCAACAGAAATTCATCAACCTTATTCTCCATTCCCAAGTTTTGTTTACCCTAATCTTGCGAGACCGAACAGTCCGCCTGCCTATCAGCAAATGAGTCAGACACCTCCGCCGCAAATCAGTCAAAGTGCAGTCAAACCGCAACTCCCTGCACAGTCACCAGTGACTAAATCACCAG GTCAGTCTAAGGTTCAAGACCAGACACAACTTCATCAGTTTTGTGCACAGACATTTCAAGATCCCAATCTTCAGCAACAATGTCTTCAAACATTACAGCAGAAACCTGGTGACTTGTACCCGCCATTCTACCTCTTCTACCTCCAACAGCAGCCAGCCTCAAAACCCACTGGTGTTTCCAAGCCACAACAGCCTGGAGCCACTCAGGGCCACATGTACCAGCCCTTCTACCCATTATACACCCAGCCGAAGCCAGTTCCAAAACCTGCTGATGTTCCTCAGTCAAAACCCGGAACCCCTCCTAGTTACATGTACCAGCCCTTCTACCCATTATACACCCAGCCGAAGCCAGTTCCAAAACCTGCTGATGTTCCTCAGTCAAAACCTGGAACCCCTCCTAGTTACATGTACCCACCCTTCTACCCATTATACACCCAGCCAAAGCCAGTTCCAAAACCTGCTGATGTTCCTCAGTCAAAACCTGGAACCCCTCCTAGTTACATATACCCACCCTTCTACCCATTATACACCCAGCCAAAGCCAGTTCCAAAACCTGCTGGTACTTCTAGGCCATTACAACCTGAAACTCCTCCTGACAAAGTACAGCAAGACCCTGGAGTCCAAATGCCATCAAAGCCCCCTCAGCCACAGCAGCCTGAAACATCTCGTGACCAAATGTACAAACCATTCTACCCTTACATATACTACACTAGGCCAAAACCAGCTGTAAAACCTACAGGTGTTTCTCAGTCATCACAGCCTGTGACCACTTGGAGCCAGGTACAACAGCCACCCCAACCAAAGCCTGGAGATTATCTTGGTTCGAAACCTGCTGTTCCTTATCCTGAAGCCCCTCCGGACCAGTGGGACCAACAAATGTGCTTTTCTGCTCAGTTGATGGCTCAAAGTCAGCTAGCAAACAAACCCTCTGCAGATCAAAAGCCATCCACTGAAAATATGCAAAGACCATTTTATGGGCCTTGTCAACCATCCAGGACACCAGGTACTGGAACAAATTATGCTACTTCCATGGAAAGCTCAAGGCAAAACTCACAGATGTCCATTCTTAAACCTCCTCATGGCCAGATGGGCTATCCCTCTAACCAGGTATACCACATG CAAGCTGGTAATGTTGGCATTTCCCCATATGCACAACCTTTTTATTGCCCTCAACTCTGCCCATCTGGACTTGGTAACTGCTGTATACAAATTGCTCTCCACCAGCATCTCCATATTTTTCCTGCTGGATTTGAGGGTAAAGATTCAGCTCCATTTTATCCGGGTCTTCCCCTTTCTGCAGTGGCATATGCCGAGCTTGGCAATGGTTTGGAAATGTCCCCCTTCCCTCAGCTTGCAGACATAACGATGCAAGCAACAGGGACTGGCATCTCTGCACAAACTTCACCCCAGCTCCTCACAGTTGCAGATAAAAAGCAACCACATGGCAAGCCAGCAGATGGCAACCCTGCTGTACTACCTGGAAGTAGTCCCAGCAGTACTGCAAAACCCCAAGTACTAGTTTACCCTTACTTTCCAACAGATTCGCTATATCCCCATTGGCCATATTTGCCTCAGAACATGGATCTGCAACAAGGCCAATCTTCAGCTCCCAGTGACCCCACTAAACAAAGGGTTTCAAGTGATGTGCCATTGATTTATTACGGGCCATATAGCAATCAGTATCCCAAACAAAGCAACCAGTTGGGCGGGAATAACCCCTTTGGGGCTAATTTCATGTCTGTTGAGCAATTTTCTCCACGTTCAGCAGAGCAGCGAAACAAACCTGCAGGAAATGAGAAGCAGTCCTTAAATAAAGAATTCAGTGGCTATAAGCAAGATATTGATCAACTGTTCTTTCCTTTCTACATGCACCAAGATGCTCCAGCGCTCACTCAAAATGTCTCGCTAACACCCAACAACTCGCAAGCTCAGCCATTTGAGAGAGACTCGAAGAACTCCACCAAACCTGAACAAAGTCTGGGCGCTCATTCTGCACCACAGAGTTATGTACTGCTACAGCACGGTCCTCCAGGGAGGGAGCAAAAGCGGTTCAGTGATTCCCCAGTGCCTTTCAGAGACCTGGTTCATGGCACAAACCCTGAAGCCCTAAACCTTGGACAGCATCACATTAATCCTCTGAATTTTGAGTTTTTGCAGGAAAAAGGCCAGCAGCAGCTCAAAAGGCTGGGGGAGGGAACATTCAATTCCTTCCCTGGTGACATCCACTACATGCAGAGGCTTGATGAATCTGgttttccatcattttcctCTACCTTAGACAAACTTCATCAAATGCATTTACCACCTGAACAATCTCCCAGTGCCAAGCAATTAAAGCCTGAAACCCTAGAGTCTTTTGAAGACCCCTGGAAATCCTTGACGCCTACAAGCTCCAGCCAAAAGCTTGCACCCCATGTTCCTGGAAAGGTGTTTCCACAGTGGAGCTCTATGGCTGACCAGCCAGCAAATG GAAAGAACCAACCCCTCCCGACAGAACATGGAGATCAGAAGGAATGA
- the LOC121644358 gene encoding alpha-2-HS-glycoprotein-like yields the protein MNLLGVTALLGLLVGIWAQVNVLRPPCDSPEAEEAAMVAQDYLNAQHTHFYKYALNRIEDIKVLKTLNGDDTFVVEVDLLETDCHVLDPTPVANCTVRPKHLTAIEGECDVVLKRVAGALTVTAFKCKTEESTEDICLGCPTLLPLNHTLALDFVQASLTKLNNRSENVTFTILEVGRISSQIVAGGPKYAAEYVVIEANCINDTCVTLNDSMATRGICSAEGLSIDPTVDCKMFSTLMPVLDANSTAVPEPALPPLLHVHLGSLSPKHGLRHHKLTALHDPQLSGLLSAESAESAEVVPVAPAVTAAATIAAATTAAALADPAQTAATLADPAQTAADISSASDASASAEIPISVVKRDVPATIVDAPATQMGPVSLVPVCPGRVRFF from the exons ATGAATCTCCTCGGCGTTACTGCGCTTCTGGGATTATTGGTTGGGATCTGGGCTCAGGTCAATGTGCTGCGACCTCCCTGCGACTCCCCTGAGGCAGAAGAGGCTGCCATGGTGGCTCAGGATTACCTTAATGCCCAGCACACTCATTTCTACAAGTATGCACTGAACAGGATTGAAGACATCAAAGTCCTTAAAACG CTCAACGGAGACGACACATTTGTCGTGGAAGTTGACTTGCTGGAGACAGACTGCCACGTGTTGGACCCCACTCCTGTTGCCAACTGCACAGTCAGGCCTAAACATCTGACG GCGATAGAAGGAGAATGCGACGTGGTTCTAAAGAGGGTTGCCGGTGCTCTGACTGTCACAGCATTCAAGTGTAAAACAGAGG AATCAACAGAGGACATCTGTCTGGGCTGTCCCACTCTGCTCCCCTTGAATCACACATTGGCGCTGGACTTTGTCCAGGCCTCCCTGACCAAGCTCAACAACAGGTCTGAAAATGTAACATTCACCATTCTGGAGGTTGGACGAATATCTTCACAG ATTGTGGCTGGTGGGCCAAAGTACGCTGCAGAATATGTTGTCATTGAGGCTAACTGCATCAACGATACCTGCGTCACCCTAAATGACTCCATGGCT ACACGTGGAATTTGTTCTGCTGAAGGTTTGAGCATTGACCCCACAGTAGACTGCAAGATGTTTTCCACTCTG ATGCCAGTTTTAGATGCAAACAGCACCGCAGTTCCAGAGCCGGCTTTGCCACCTCTACTTCATGTTCACCTCGGCAGTTTGTCGCCCAAACACGGTCTGAGACACCACAAATTGACGGCTCTCCATGACCCTCAGCTGAGCGGCCTTTTGTCTGCAGAATCAGCAGAGTCAGCTGAGGTGGTACCCGTCGCCCCTGCTGTGACTGCTGCTGCGACTATTGCTGCTGCGACTACTGCTGCCGCACTGGCTGATCCTGCACAAACTGCTGCCACACTGGCTGATCCTGCACAAACTGCTGCAGATATTTCCTCAGCTTCAGATGCCTCAGCAAGCGCTGAGATCCCCATCTCTGTGGTGAAGAGAGATGTACCTGCCACCATAGTTGATGCCCCTGCAACTCAAATGGGCCCAGTTTCTCTTGTGCCAGTGTGTCCAGGAAGAGTCAGGTTCTTCTAA